The following proteins are co-located in the Microbacterium immunditiarum genome:
- a CDS encoding ATP-binding cassette domain-containing protein, translating to MSAHLEVKAVSLHFGGLQVLSGLSFSVQPGTVCALIGPNGAGKTSLFNCISRLYRPSNGAITINAIDVLAVRAHDAVRIGIARTFQNLALFGTLTVRENVLAGAHGATSSGMVADLLRLPRARREMQATRAKADAVIDEIGLTHVAETTVSSLPFGTQKRVELARALMSDPQLLMLDEPANGLDHSEVEELAQLVRDIAERRDLTVLLVEHHIGMVMTVADHVVVLDAGRKVAEGDPQSVVNNPDVIRAYLGKAA from the coding sequence GTGAGCGCGCACCTCGAGGTGAAGGCGGTCAGTCTCCACTTCGGTGGCCTACAGGTGCTGTCGGGTCTCAGCTTCTCTGTTCAGCCCGGCACGGTGTGCGCTCTCATCGGCCCGAACGGGGCGGGCAAGACGTCGCTGTTCAACTGCATCAGCCGTCTCTACCGGCCATCCAACGGTGCGATCACAATCAACGCCATCGATGTGCTCGCCGTACGTGCTCATGACGCGGTCCGGATCGGCATTGCCCGCACGTTCCAGAATCTCGCGCTCTTCGGCACTCTCACCGTGCGCGAGAACGTGCTTGCCGGTGCACACGGGGCTACCTCATCCGGCATGGTCGCCGACCTGCTGCGGCTTCCCCGGGCACGTCGCGAGATGCAAGCCACCCGCGCGAAGGCCGATGCCGTGATCGATGAGATCGGGTTGACCCACGTAGCCGAGACGACCGTGTCGTCGCTTCCATTCGGCACACAGAAACGGGTCGAACTCGCGCGTGCCCTCATGTCGGACCCCCAGCTGCTCATGCTGGACGAGCCCGCCAACGGTCTCGATCACAGCGAGGTGGAGGAACTTGCGCAGCTCGTGCGCGACATCGCCGAACGGCGCGATCTCACCGTTCTTCTCGTCGAGCATCACATCGGCATGGTGATGACCGTCGCAGATCACGTGGTTGTGCTCGACGCGGGCCGAAAGGTCGCGGAGGGCGATCCGCAGTCGGTCGTCAACAATCCGGATGTCATCCGCGCCTACTTGGGGAAGGCGGCATGA
- a CDS encoding LLM class flavin-dependent oxidoreductase codes for MAMMPKKRRIDDQMRFGLMWPNTKSQNVTSGTVAAANPNPLDVGVHQALARTVERVGFDYAFFADTYAANAPANIAAGHGEPRIYAPLWAPVVMLATEHLGVVTTLHTRYLPAAVIARIGSNLDAISNGRWAWNAVPGVKAGESALFGGDDVPDERRYDQARESIAAVKALWAAGVGEKVEFHGEFVDVAGTMAGPVPVQAMPPIFNPGVSPAGIETIAGHCDFGFTAVVDDVEIVRAQVENVAAAAEAAGREPGAVQVAGSISIVLGDTEEEAQERYQWFLDAVDVEAGAGFAKFFLANSATYAKLLEGLPWDEQIRRIGVGAGSSVLVGTSETVAEQLAGIQRETGLKNFLLTPFLWAPEEIARLEGVFSALAERGVWTPPSERGWSW; via the coding sequence ATGGCGATGATGCCCAAGAAGCGCCGCATCGACGATCAGATGCGGTTCGGCCTGATGTGGCCGAACACGAAGTCGCAGAACGTTACTTCCGGGACGGTCGCTGCCGCGAACCCGAATCCACTCGACGTCGGCGTGCACCAGGCACTAGCTCGGACGGTCGAACGTGTCGGCTTCGATTACGCATTCTTCGCCGACACCTACGCTGCCAACGCACCCGCGAACATCGCGGCAGGCCACGGCGAGCCGCGAATCTACGCACCTCTTTGGGCCCCCGTGGTCATGCTCGCGACCGAACACCTGGGGGTGGTGACGACGCTGCACACGCGGTATCTGCCGGCCGCGGTCATCGCCCGCATCGGTTCGAACCTCGATGCGATCAGCAACGGGCGCTGGGCTTGGAACGCGGTTCCCGGGGTGAAGGCTGGCGAATCGGCGCTGTTCGGTGGGGATGACGTTCCGGACGAGCGTCGCTACGACCAGGCGCGCGAGTCCATCGCTGCAGTCAAGGCGCTGTGGGCAGCGGGCGTCGGGGAGAAGGTCGAATTCCACGGAGAGTTCGTCGATGTGGCCGGCACCATGGCAGGTCCGGTTCCGGTGCAGGCGATGCCGCCCATCTTCAACCCCGGAGTTTCTCCGGCAGGGATCGAGACGATTGCGGGCCACTGCGACTTCGGCTTCACTGCGGTGGTCGACGACGTCGAAATCGTGCGAGCACAGGTTGAGAACGTGGCGGCGGCAGCCGAGGCGGCCGGCCGAGAGCCGGGCGCCGTGCAGGTCGCGGGATCGATCTCGATCGTCCTCGGCGACACCGAAGAGGAGGCGCAGGAGCGCTACCAATGGTTCCTCGACGCTGTCGATGTGGAAGCGGGTGCCGGCTTCGCGAAATTCTTCCTGGCGAACAGCGCAACGTACGCAAAGCTTCTCGAGGGACTGCCCTGGGACGAACAGATCCGCCGTATCGGCGTCGGTGCCGGCAGCAGCGTTCTTGTCGGCACCTCCGAGACCGTCGCCGAGCAGCTCGCCGGTATCCAACGCGAAACCGGGCTGAAGAACTTCCTCCTCACCCCGTTCCTGTGGGCACCAGAAGAGATCGCACGGCTCGAAGGAGTCTTCTCGGCCCTGGCCGAGCGTGGGGTGTGGACTCCGCCGAGCGAGCGGGGCTGGTCCTGGTGA
- a CDS encoding tyrosine-type recombinase/integrase, with amino-acid sequence MRDLNTTRRRVFVQENAVMVNGAVHLGSPKSHASRSVPYPAFVDHVLRACVVGKAPDAFLFGNGGAPLKLPNSKDGWFAAAVRRAMKEDPDFLRVTPHDLRHTAASLAISTEANVKAVQRMLGHASAAMTLDIYADPFDSDLDDVAGALGRARQDVYVLMEAGGISDPGGDHFLAGTNHECVGSHDRRDPGSRVCKPQRSGPLGARGAGD; translated from the coding sequence GTGCGCGACCTCAACACGACCCGTCGACGCGTATTCGTGCAGGAGAACGCGGTGATGGTGAATGGAGCCGTCCACCTCGGATCGCCGAAGTCCCATGCATCGCGGTCAGTCCCGTATCCCGCCTTCGTAGATCACGTCCTGCGTGCGTGCGTCGTCGGCAAGGCCCCTGATGCGTTCCTGTTCGGGAATGGCGGAGCCCCGCTGAAGCTGCCCAACTCAAAGGACGGATGGTTCGCGGCCGCGGTGCGGCGCGCCATGAAGGAGGATCCGGACTTCTTGCGCGTGACACCTCACGACCTGCGACACACCGCCGCGAGCCTCGCGATCAGTACTGAGGCGAACGTAAAGGCGGTGCAACGCATGCTGGGCCACGCCTCAGCGGCAATGACTCTCGACATCTACGCCGATCCGTTTGATAGCGATCTCGATGACGTCGCGGGCGCACTCGGACGGGCGCGCCAGGATGTCTATGTGCTGATGGAGGCGGGGGGCATCTCCGACCCGGGCGGCGATCACTTCCTCGCCGGAACAAACCACGAGTGTGTGGGCAGTCACGATAGGCGCGATCCCGGTAGCCGCGTGTGTAAGCCGCAGCGAAGCGGACCGCTGGGTGCGCGAGGCGCAGGCGACTGA